DNA from Desertibacillus haloalkaliphilus:
ATCGCTTTCATTCGTGGTTCGTTTTCTCTGATCCCAACTAAAATTTGACCAAGGGGAGATTTTAAAAATGTTCGTAAGAATAGCCAAACAAGAATAAAGCCAACTAATACAAGGAAATAGATTGACAGGTTACTAGCGAAACTCACGTCACCGATAATTGTCGGGTTGGGAATCCCAGATAAACCATTGGTTCCACCTGTTAAGTTAAATGATTGATGCACGATCGAATAGATCATTTGCGAAAACGCGAGCGTTAACATTAAGAAGTAAAAACCGCTTACCTTTGTACTAAAAAACCCAATAATTGCGGCGACAATAACTGAGATAAGGATAGCTGCGAGTAGCGTTAGAATTAGGTTCGTTGATACACTTTTTGCTACGATTCCTGCGGTGTAGGCACCGACTGCAAAAAAGGCGGCATGCCCTAATGATACTAAACCAGTGTAGCCAACTAGAATATTCAAACTTAAAGCAAAGATAGCAAAGATTAGAATTTCCGTTAAAATACTCACCTGAAAGTTTGATAATAATAGAGGCGCGATACATAACAAACCGATCGTAACGAGAAATACAGTCGTTTTATTTCGTGTCATCCGCTCACCTTCTTCCCTAATAAACCATTTGGCCTAACAATTAAAATAAGAGCCATCAGTGCAAAAATGACGAACAAACTAATTTGCGGAAAGTAAAAGCTACTGAATGCTTCAACTAGCCCAACAAGGATACTAGCGACAAACGTGCCGGCAATCGATCCTAACCCGCCGATAACGAGAACGACAAGGGCTAGAATTAGGATTTCAAATTCCATCCCAGGGAACAATCCTAAGATCGGTGCAGCAACAACACCACCAATTCCAGCTAAGATTCCACCTAAGATAAAGACTGCCGTAAAGACTAGCTTGATATTTATCCCTAAGCCACTGACCATTTCTTTGTCCGTTAAACCAGCTCGAATGATCGCTCCCCAGCGGGTCTTATCTTGTAGCAACCATAATAAAATCGCTAATAGAATCCCAAAACCAATTAATGAAATGCGATACAATGGAAACGTTTGACCAAATAGAGAGACCGAACCTGATAGAACTTCTGGAACATTTAATGATAAAACGTTTGAACCCCAAATCCAATGAGCTAAATCATGAAAAATGTAAGCAAGGCCAAATGTTAACAATACTTGTGATAGATGTCCGAGATGGTAGGTAGGTCGTAACAACACAATCTCTAAAACAAAAGCAATGATTCCAACTAAAATCGGTGCGACTAATAGAGCAACCCAAAAGTTAGGAGCAAATACAGTTGTAATCGTATATGCCATATATGCGGCTAACATATACATCGATCCGTGTGCGAGGTTGAGAACCCCCATAATTCCAAATACTAATGATAATCCACATGTAATGATGAATAATAACAATCCATAAGATAATCCATTAACGATTACCACGCCAAAAATATCCAATGCTTGGTCCCCCCTTACTATGTATTAGAGATTGATAGATAACGCGTCTAGCCTAGAGTGGCTAGACGCTTCCTTTGTTTATTCACCTGGGTCGATAACTTCCTCTACGCTATCAATGACGTAGTTTTCCGTTTGACCATCTTCAATGACTGTCTCGGTAATGTACATGTTTTGGATAATATGATGAGTATCTTGATCAAATCTGATGTGACCACGTGGGCTGTCAATTTCTACTTGTGAAATCGCCTCAACGATTTGATCTGGGTCAGATGTGTCTCCTTCAATACTCTCAAGTGCTTCTACGATAATTCGGGCAGCATCATAGCCTTCTAAAGATTCAATACTTGGACGCTCATCGTATTTCGCCTCATAGGCTTCAACAAAGGCGATATTTTCAGGTGTATCAAGGTTGTAGTCCCAGAAAATTGATACAATCGCACCTTCTGGAGAATCACCTTGAGCAGGACGAACATCTTCTCCTACAAGCCAACCAGCCCCAATGAGTGGGATTTCGTCTTTTAACCCGTACTCGTCATACTGTTGAACGAAGCGAGCAGCATCGCTTCCTGCGAAAAAGGCATATACAGCATCTGCATCAGAGCTATTAATTTGGGTTAAATGTGAAGCGTAGTCATTATTGCCTAATGGCGGGTAGACTTCCCCGATAATTTCTCCGCCTGCTTCTTCAAATGCGGTCATAAATGCAGCGGCTACTTCATGCCCAAATGCATAATCCGCAGCAGCAACGTAAATCTTTTCTCCTACGTTTTCATAAGCCCACTCACCGAGAGAGTGACCAATTTGCCATGAAGAAAATGAAGATCTCCATATGTAGTCACTGCGCATGTCTCTTGTTAAATCATCTCCTCCAGCGTGAGAAACGAGGAAAGGTACTTGATTACTATCAACCTCATCACGAAGGGCATAGGCAACAGCGGTACTCACTGGTCCGGTTAAAATATCAACTTCGTATTGATCGATTAGCCTTCTCGCTCTTCGTAAAGAGTTCTGTGGATCAGCTTCAGTGTCTTCCTTCAGTAAAACAATTTCTTTGCCATTAACCTCCCAGTCTACTTCATCAAAATAAAGCTCCATCCCTTTTGTAAGGTGTTCCCCCAAAGAAGCATATACCCCTGAATATGGGAGAAGTGCACCTACTTTAATGGCATCTTCACTAACTTCATCAGCATCGATTGCATCGTCAGCTTCGTTCGACGATCCTTCACTAGAACAAGCCGCTAAAATCAAACAGAATAGTGCGAACCACAAAACCTTCATTTTACTCTTTCTCAACGATCATCACCTCAACTCGTAATTTCCCCCTCTAAAATGACAACGCTTCCAATAACCCTCAAGACAACCCAGTAAGCTACCACCACCTATAGTTTTTAAAATTTTGAGAATATTACAAATATAAATATAATTATAACTTTTGTTGGAGTGTTTTTCAATATTTTAACGGCCGTTAATATCACATAATTTTACTTTTGTTGCGTCACGTAAAATAACATATACCATTTGCTAAAATTCGAGATATAATGATCCCCAAAGTAACCCACCACCAAAAGCAGTTAGCATAAGTCGATCCCCACGTTCGATTTTATTCTTTTTTAATGCAGTATCAAAAGCTAACGGGATCGTCGCTGCTGAATTATTACCATAGTTTTTAATATTATCGACGACCTTTTCTAATGGCATCTCCAAGTTACGAGCAACAGCGAGCATGATTCGTTGGTTGGCTTGGTGAGGAATAAGCCAATCAATATCTGTAATGTTCGATCCTGTTGTAGCTAGAGTTTGTCGAATGCTATCTGTCATTCCTTGTACTGCTAATTTAAAGATTTTACTTCCATTCATGATGATTTTTTGCTTTTCAAACGTTGGATTTTCTTGATGATCAACATTCGTGACATAAAGATCTTTATAATAGGTTCCATCAGAATGAATGGAGGAATAAATAATTCCTTCACAATCTTGTTGCTCGCTTTTTGAAACAATAAAGGCGCCTGCCCCATCACTAAATAGAATCGCTGTGGAGCGATCATCATAGTCGACAATGCGTGATAATGTATCTGCGCCGACAACGAGAATATTCGCAAACTTACCGCTTTTAATGTATTGCTCGGCAATTTGTAGACTCGAAATAAAACCTACACACGTAGAATGGACATCATAAGCGCCGATATTCGCACACCCTAGCTTCTTTTGCAGTCGGGCAGCGACAGGAGGAAACATATGATCTGGCGTTTCCGTAGCCACGATAATCAAGTCAAGTTCTTCTGGTTGTAAACGTGCGCTTTCTAAGGCATTGATACTCGCATAATAAGCAAGGTCTGATGTCGTTTCATTAGGGCCGACAATGCGCCTCTCAGAGATCCCCGTTCTTTCCATAATCCATTCATCGCTTGTATCCATAATTTTTTCAAGATCAAAGTTCGTTAACCGATTCTCCGGTACATACGAGCCGACCCCACTAATCACTGCTTTCGCATTGGTCAAATCAATCACCTCTTTGTCTAACTAGTCCTTTAAAAAAAAGGAACCCATAAACATGGGTTAGAAAATGTTGTCTCAATTACGAATTTCTTAATTTAAATCTCTGGATTTTACCTGTTGGTGTTTTCGGTAAATCCGATATAAACTCAATAATTCGTGGATATTTATAAGGAGCTAAATGCTCTTTAACATACGCTTTCAGCTCCGCTTTTAATTCGTCTGTCGGAGCAATTCCTTCTTTTAAGACAATAAGAGCTTTCGGTTGCTCTAAATTATTATCATTCTTCACACCAATAACTGCGACTTCTAGCACTTTATCATTCTTGATTAAGCAATTCTCAATTTCAACCGGTGATACCCAAATACCGCCTACCTTCAACATGTCGTCGGAGCGGCCGCAGTACCAATAATAACCGTCTTCATCTTTGTAATACTTATCCCCTGTATAGAGCCACTCACCATTGAATTTCTTTTTCGATTCTGATGAATTGTTCCAATATCCTGATGCAATACTATCTCCTTTAATGATCAAATCACCAATTTCATTATCGGAGACAGGAACAGATTGCTCATTTACAATTTTTACATCATAGCCAGGTACGGCTCTGCCAGAACTTCCTTCTTTAATCGCCCCTTCTTTATTTGATAGATAGATGTGTAAGGCCTCAGTAGAACCAATGCCATCTAAAATATCCAACCCAAAGAGCTCTTTCCACTGCTTGACGAAGGTGTCTGGAAGTGCTTCTCCGGCTGAGACGCAAACTCGGATTGAAGATAAATCATAGGATTTATCGCTTGTTTTAATATGATTAATCATGGCTCCATATAATGTAGGCACGCCAAAGAAGATCGTTGGTTTGTATTTTTCAATGGCGTCAAGTACATTCTCTGGCAGTGGTCGTTCTGGCATCAGGACAGTGGAACCCCCGGCTCCTAATGGGAAGTACATGCCATTACCTAAACCATACGCAAAAAACAACTTTGAAGCTGAGAATGTAATGTCATCCTCCGTCATTTCAATGATGTTTTTCGCATAGTTTTGAAACGCAGATTCCATGTTTTTCTGCAAGTGGATAACGCCTTTTGGGTTGCCTGTACTACCTGAACTATAGAGCCAAAAAGCAGGATCATCTTGTGTTGTTAAGAACGGTGACAAAGTTGTCGATGCTTTGTTTACGAGTTCATGATAGTCGATCACATCCACACCTGTGATGGCGCTTTCAGAAATTACGATAACATCTTTTAAGAAATAGAATCGATCGCGAAGATGTTTAATGTTCTCCCATAATTCTTCGTGAACAACAAGCACTTTTGCTCGGCTATTATTTAAGAAATACTCATAATCTGTTGGCTGCATCATTGAGTTAACTGGAATCGGCACAGCCCCTACCTTAACCGAACCAAAAAATGAAACGATAAACTCTGGAGAGTCATAGCAAAGAAGTAAGATTCGGTTTTCATTTTCGATATTTAAGTTTTTTAAAGCGTTCCCAAACTGATTGACTTTATTTTGCAGTTGCTTATATGTGATTTCTTCGTCTTTATAATAAATCGCAACCTTATCTCCTAATCCTTTATTAATGTTTTCATCAATAAAGTTGAAGGCCGCATTATAATGTCTGCTTATTCCTCTCACATTTAATTCAGTTTTTAACATATTCTCCCCCCGTTTTATAGATGGATGAAAGGCAATATCGATAGGTTATCATCGATATCGCCATCTATTTTTAAAGGTGAACCTTAATCATTACACGCCTTTGAATTCAGGTTGACGCTTATCAATGAATGCACTTAGACCTTCTTGAGCGTCTTGTGAACGGAATAGTAGGTTTTGAAGCTCACCTTCATAACGGATCGCTACGTTCAGTGGCATTTCTTTACCGTTCATGATGGATAGCTTAATATTTGATGTTGCATACGTTGCGCTATTTACAATCTTTCTTGCATATTCAAGCGTTTTCTCACGTGTTTCCTCTTGAGGGAAGACACGGTCTACTAGGCTAATGTCTTTTGCTTCTTGAGGAGATACCGTTTCACCTGTGATGTTTAGGTCTAATGCTTTTGAGTGACCCACTTGACGTGCAAGACGTTGCGTCCCACCTGTACCTGCTAATACCCCAAGGCTCACTTCTGGAAGTCCGATTTGTCCAGCTTGATCACCCATGAAACGTAAGTCACAAGCAAGTGCCATTTCTAATCCGCCACCAACTGTATGTCCTTCAAGACATGCAATCCAAATTTGTGGAGAGCGTGCAATTTTATCTAACGTCTCGTTACAGAATAAGCAGAATTGTGTTTTAAAGCGTGGTTCAGCTGATTTTAAGAAATTGATGTCTGCCCCTACAGAGAAGAACTTCGGAACATCACTCATAAGAATCGCAACTTTGATGTCGTTATCAAAACGGATATCATCAATTGCTGCATTTAAATCTTGATAATACTCCAAATCATAAGAGTTTGTTTTGTTTACATGTAAATGCACTTCTGCAATCCCATTTGCTTTTTTCACCGTAAGCGTTTTCGTATTTAAAGATGCTGTTGTCATAATAAATTCCTCCTAAATGTATAAAAATTTATTCAAATATCAATAATGATACTATTGTAAATATTCCAATAATTTATAAGAGCATCACAACCAGATCCAGTTGTTTAACCCCTTGAACTGGTTGTGACTTTAAGAAAATTTATAAATATGTGTATATTGTTAAATGGTAAAAGTAAAATAGTAACGCTATAAAGGCTCGTTAACGACGTACAGATTTATTTTATAAACCAAACATATTTACTGGCTTGGCACCTGTATATGCGAGTACACTCTTTGTTTCCGTGTAAAGGTCAAGAGTTTCGACACAAAGCTCGCGACCAAACCCTGATTGTTTATAGCCTCCAAATGGAGTACCTGGGAACGCAGAGATTGGATTGTTCACCATGACAATACCTGCTTTTAAACCAGCAGCTATACGATGAGCTTTTCCATGGTCTTTTGTCCAGACGGCTGATCCTAAGCCGAAAATAGAATCATTGGCACGTTGTAGCACTTCTTTCTCATCTTTAAATGTCATCACAACAACCACTGGGCCAAAGACTTCTTCCTGGGCAATTCTCATATCATTGGTGACATTTGTAATAATCGTTGGTAAATACCAATGACCATCTTTAAATTCTTCACCCTCTGGACGTTTCCCTCCATAAACAACTTCTCCGCCTTCTTCAACTGCTAGTTTCACATAATCATCAATGACTTTTTCGTGTCCTTCGGAGATGACTGCCCCAATGTGGGTATTTTTATCAAAAGGATCACCAACACGGAGTTGTTTCGCCTTGCTAACAAACTTATCCATAAACTCATCATAGATATCTTCATGAACAAACAATCTAGACCTTGCCTCACATGACTGCCCTGTATTATAGAAGATACCGAATAATGAACCATCAACAGCTCCATCAATATCACAGTCATCAAAAACAATATTTGGCGATTTTCCACCCAATTCTAGTGTGACACGTTTTAATGTATCTGAAGCCCTAGACATAATGTCTTTTCCTGTTTCGGTTTCCCCGGTAAAGGCCACTTTATCTACGTCTTCATGTTCTGTTAAGTAAGGACCAATTTCTGAGCCACTACCTGTTAGTACATTGACAACCCCCGCAGGTACTCCCGCTTCATGACAAATATCTGCTAGAATGTAAGCGGTAATTGGTGTATGGCTTGCGGGTTTTAAGACCACTGTACAACCAGCAGCTAATGCCGGTGCAATCTTCCATGCAGCCATCATCATTGGGTAGTTCCACGGAATAATTTGAGCACAGACGCCTACAGGTTCTTTTAACGTGTAGTTAAAGAATCCGTTAGGGACAGGATTTGTTTTCCCACCACTAGTTATAGCGACACCTGCATAGAACTCAAAATCTTCAATCGCTTGCATTACTTGCCCTTGAGCAGCAGCAACTGTTTTTCCGCTATTTAACACTTCGATGCGAACAATCTCCTCAAAACGACTTCTCATAATGTCTGCAATTTTATTTAAGAGACGAGCGCGTTTAGCTGCTGTTTGTTTTGGCCATTTACCTGAATCGAAGGCTGTTCTCGCAGCAGAAACTGCTTTATCAACATCTTCTTTTGTTGCTTTTGCGACTTGTGCTAGTACTTCTCCTGTAGCGGGGTTATACGCTTCAAAAAACTCTCCGTTACTACTTTCAACGTGCTCACCATTGATTAATAATTGATACGTATCTTTTAACATCATTCTCCCACCTATACCTTTTCAATAATTGTTGCGACACCTTGACCGACTCCAACACACATTGTGGCTAACCCATATCGACAATCGGTCTTCTTCATTTCATGAACTAAAGTCGTCACGATTCTTGCACCACTACACCCTAATGGGTGACCTAATGCAATCGCTCCGCCATTCACATTCACCTTGTTCGGGTCGATTCCTAATTCTCTAACACTAGCAATAGACTGAGAGGCAAAGGCCTCATTAATTTCAACTAAATCAATATCACCTATTGAGAGTCCTGCTCTTTTTAAAGCTTTTTGTGTCGCCGGGATAGGACCGATCCCCATATAGGACGGATCAACACCAGCTGCCGCTGACGTTACGACTCTTGCTAGAGGCTTTAACTCTAATTGTTCGGCTGTTTCTTCGCTCATCATCAACAATGCACTTGCACCATCGTTAATTCCTGAGGAGTTACCAGCCGTCACTGTACCGCCTTCTTTAAAGGCGGGCGCTAAGGTTGATAGTTTTTCTTGTGTCGTATTGGCTCTGACATGTTCGTCTTGCTCGAACGTGCCCCACTCTTTCTTCCCTGTTTTGACCCCAATTGGCACAATTTCATCTGTAAATTTGCCATTTCTAATCGCTTGATCTGCTTTTTCTTGACTCATACAAGCAAATTCATCTTGCTCTTCTCTTGAAACCTGATACTTTTCTGCCACTAGCTCAGCTGTTTCACCTAGACTAATGGGTGGATAAGCTTCT
Protein-coding regions in this window:
- a CDS encoding ABC transporter substrate-binding protein: MRKSKMKVLWFALFCLILAACSSEGSSNEADDAIDADEVSEDAIKVGALLPYSGVYASLGEHLTKGMELYFDEVDWEVNGKEIVLLKEDTEADPQNSLRRARRLIDQYEVDILTGPVSTAVAYALRDEVDSNQVPFLVSHAGGDDLTRDMRSDYIWRSSFSSWQIGHSLGEWAYENVGEKIYVAAADYAFGHEVAAAFMTAFEEAGGEIIGEVYPPLGNNDYASHLTQINSSDADAVYAFFAGSDAARFVQQYDEYGLKDEIPLIGAGWLVGEDVRPAQGDSPEGAIVSIFWDYNLDTPENIAFVEAYEAKYDERPSIESLEGYDAARIIVEALESIEGDTSDPDQIVEAISQVEIDSPRGHIRFDQDTHHIIQNMYITETVIEDGQTENYVIDSVEEVIDPGE
- a CDS encoding benzoate-CoA ligase family protein, whose amino-acid sequence is MLKTELNVRGISRHYNAAFNFIDENINKGLGDKVAIYYKDEEITYKQLQNKVNQFGNALKNLNIENENRILLLCYDSPEFIVSFFGSVKVGAVPIPVNSMMQPTDYEYFLNNSRAKVLVVHEELWENIKHLRDRFYFLKDVIVISESAITGVDVIDYHELVNKASTTLSPFLTTQDDPAFWLYSSGSTGNPKGVIHLQKNMESAFQNYAKNIIEMTEDDITFSASKLFFAYGLGNGMYFPLGAGGSTVLMPERPLPENVLDAIEKYKPTIFFGVPTLYGAMINHIKTSDKSYDLSSIRVCVSAGEALPDTFVKQWKELFGLDILDGIGSTEALHIYLSNKEGAIKEGSSGRAVPGYDVKIVNEQSVPVSDNEIGDLIIKGDSIASGYWNNSSESKKKFNGEWLYTGDKYYKDEDGYYWYCGRSDDMLKVGGIWVSPVEIENCLIKNDKVLEVAVIGVKNDNNLEQPKALIVLKEGIAPTDELKAELKAYVKEHLAPYKYPRIIEFISDLPKTPTGKIQRFKLRNS
- a CDS encoding thiolase family protein is translated as MSEAVIVDAVRTPIGKYMGSLKDTRADDLAAHVIQEILKRNPINHGLIEDVLFGCTNQAGEDNRNVARMGLLLAGLPEAVPGVTVNRLCASGLEAVNQATAAIKSGIGDIFIAGGTENMTRAPYVMMKPQLGGPRGNQTLHDTTIGWRLVNPKLAEAYPPISLGETAELVAEKYQVSREEQDEFACMSQEKADQAIRNGKFTDEIVPIGVKTGKKEWGTFEQDEHVRANTTQEKLSTLAPAFKEGGTVTAGNSSGINDGASALLMMSEETAEQLELKPLARVVTSAAAGVDPSYMGIGPIPATQKALKRAGLSIGDIDLVEINEAFASQSIASVRELGIDPNKVNVNGGAIALGHPLGCSGARIVTTLVHEMKKTDCRYGLATMCVGVGQGVATIIEKV
- a CDS encoding branched-chain amino acid ABC transporter permease; the protein is MTRNKTTVFLVTIGLLCIAPLLLSNFQVSILTEILIFAIFALSLNILVGYTGLVSLGHAAFFAVGAYTAGIVAKSVSTNLILTLLAAILISVIVAAIIGFFSTKVSGFYFLMLTLAFSQMIYSIVHQSFNLTGGTNGLSGIPNPTIIGDVSFASNLSIYFLVLVGFILVWLFLRTFLKSPLGQILVGIRENEPRMKAMGYNTMLYKNLAFIIAGGLGGVAGSLYSYFNGFVAPSEAYWTMSGQVLIMVLIGGAGTLIGPVLGAAFIVGLETIVSAYTDLLMLIIGSVFILFVIFAPKGIVGIATSIYERFMEKRRAIHKQTPSPNVVKTVEKD
- a CDS encoding branched-chain amino acid ABC transporter permease yields the protein MDIFGVVIVNGLSYGLLLFIITCGLSLVFGIMGVLNLAHGSMYMLAAYMAYTITTVFAPNFWVALLVAPILVGIIAFVLEIVLLRPTYHLGHLSQVLLTFGLAYIFHDLAHWIWGSNVLSLNVPEVLSGSVSLFGQTFPLYRISLIGFGILLAILLWLLQDKTRWGAIIRAGLTDKEMVSGLGINIKLVFTAVFILGGILAGIGGVVAAPILGLFPGMEFEILILALVVLVIGGLGSIAGTFVASILVGLVEAFSSFYFPQISLFVIFALMALILIVRPNGLLGKKVSG
- a CDS encoding beta-ketoacyl-ACP synthase III, whose protein sequence is MTNAKAVISGVGSYVPENRLTNFDLEKIMDTSDEWIMERTGISERRIVGPNETTSDLAYYASINALESARLQPEELDLIIVATETPDHMFPPVAARLQKKLGCANIGAYDVHSTCVGFISSLQIAEQYIKSGKFANILVVGADTLSRIVDYDDRSTAILFSDGAGAFIVSKSEQQDCEGIIYSSIHSDGTYYKDLYVTNVDHQENPTFEKQKIIMNGSKIFKLAVQGMTDSIRQTLATTGSNITDIDWLIPHQANQRIMLAVARNLEMPLEKVVDNIKNYGNNSAATIPLAFDTALKKNKIERGDRLMLTAFGGGLLWGSLYLEF
- a CDS encoding enoyl-CoA hydratase/isomerase family protein, yielding MTTASLNTKTLTVKKANGIAEVHLHVNKTNSYDLEYYQDLNAAIDDIRFDNDIKVAILMSDVPKFFSVGADINFLKSAEPRFKTQFCLFCNETLDKIARSPQIWIACLEGHTVGGGLEMALACDLRFMGDQAGQIGLPEVSLGVLAGTGGTQRLARQVGHSKALDLNITGETVSPQEAKDISLVDRVFPQEETREKTLEYARKIVNSATYATSNIKLSIMNGKEMPLNVAIRYEGELQNLLFRSQDAQEGLSAFIDKRQPEFKGV
- a CDS encoding aldehyde dehydrogenase family protein; amino-acid sequence: MLKDTYQLLINGEHVESSNGEFFEAYNPATGEVLAQVAKATKEDVDKAVSAARTAFDSGKWPKQTAAKRARLLNKIADIMRSRFEEIVRIEVLNSGKTVAAAQGQVMQAIEDFEFYAGVAITSGGKTNPVPNGFFNYTLKEPVGVCAQIIPWNYPMMMAAWKIAPALAAGCTVVLKPASHTPITAYILADICHEAGVPAGVVNVLTGSGSEIGPYLTEHEDVDKVAFTGETETGKDIMSRASDTLKRVTLELGGKSPNIVFDDCDIDGAVDGSLFGIFYNTGQSCEARSRLFVHEDIYDEFMDKFVSKAKQLRVGDPFDKNTHIGAVISEGHEKVIDDYVKLAVEEGGEVVYGGKRPEGEEFKDGHWYLPTIITNVTNDMRIAQEEVFGPVVVVMTFKDEKEVLQRANDSIFGLGSAVWTKDHGKAHRIAAGLKAGIVMVNNPISAFPGTPFGGYKQSGFGRELCVETLDLYTETKSVLAYTGAKPVNMFGL